Proteins encoded in a region of the Candidatus Obscuribacter sp. genome:
- a CDS encoding isoaspartyl peptidase/L-asparaginase, translating to MLKFFLRNHDWVNGIAEARESLVAGKHRNDVIEQAINAIEDDRSIETVGPGGFPNFAGEMELDGAFMDGKGRMLGAIAAMKNIGRPVSVARKLMDVGLHTMLAGEGATEFALANGFTSSDILTPKMRQRWNLAVRPLHDEPGTIMEKVRGLNSFDLENDLESRSSQAPFDSKDTALMIASDGNDISIATSTSGWAGKHPGRVGDSPICGAGFYVDSRYGACGCTHMGEVAMRAATARLVVGAMSLGMPLSEAIAHAAKDLKTLSGGAGGGLVVHAVNQQGDYAVVSCNAGPVKFWFWNEKMPNPVLLDAEEWNH from the coding sequence GTGCTTAAGTTTTTCCTTCGCAATCATGACTGGGTCAATGGTATTGCAGAAGCACGGGAATCACTAGTTGCCGGCAAGCATCGCAACGACGTAATTGAACAAGCGATAAATGCTATTGAAGATGATCGGTCAATAGAAACCGTTGGACCAGGCGGCTTTCCCAATTTTGCCGGTGAGATGGAGCTGGATGGCGCCTTTATGGACGGCAAAGGACGCATGCTCGGCGCTATCGCTGCGATGAAGAACATTGGACGTCCGGTTTCAGTAGCAAGAAAACTTATGGATGTCGGTCTCCACACAATGTTAGCTGGGGAAGGCGCAACAGAATTTGCTCTTGCAAATGGTTTCACGTCTAGCGATATTCTAACTCCTAAAATGCGTCAGCGATGGAATCTTGCTGTTCGCCCATTGCATGATGAGCCCGGAACAATCATGGAAAAAGTACGAGGCCTCAATTCTTTTGATTTGGAAAATGATTTAGAATCTCGCAGTTCTCAGGCGCCGTTTGATTCAAAAGACACCGCCTTGATGATTGCGTCAGACGGTAATGACATTTCAATTGCCACCAGTACGTCAGGATGGGCCGGAAAACATCCAGGGCGGGTCGGAGATTCTCCTATATGTGGTGCCGGTTTTTATGTCGACTCTCGCTACGGGGCATGTGGTTGTACTCACATGGGAGAAGTGGCAATGCGGGCGGCAACGGCTCGTTTGGTAGTAGGTGCAATGTCGCTAGGTATGCCTCTATCGGAGGCGATTGCGCATGCCGCAAAAGATTTGAAGACCTTATCAGGTGGAGCCGGCGGCGGATTGGTAGTTCATGCAGTTAACCAGCAAGGTGATTACGCCGTTGTGTCCTGCAACGCAGGGCCGGTCAAGTTCTGGTTTTGGAATGAGAAAATGCCTAATCCAGTTTTGCTCGATGCTGAAGAATGGAATCATTAG
- a CDS encoding DUF2339 domain-containing protein codes for MRKEKTLRAQAFAVIFILVSKLLFVDLANRGTLERISSIGTGVTLILSSYVYALGTNAFGSKVR; via the coding sequence ATGCGCAAAGAGAAGACACTGAGAGCCCAGGCGTTTGCAGTGATATTTATACTCGTGAGCAAGTTGCTCTTTGTCGACCTGGCTAACCGCGGCACTCTGGAGCGCATTTCGTCTATTGGAACAGGTGTCACTCTCATCCTCTCATCTTATGTCTATGCCCTGGGCACCAATGCTTTTGGTAGCAAGGTCAGGTAA
- a CDS encoding chitobiase/beta-hexosaminidase C-terminal domain-containing protein, which translates to MPQKTFSVTKGGIIKMRLKITRLSHHRSVVSLVSALAVMVIQPLAALAVTAPTITPGTGVQSAPVSTVTITATPGDTIHFTTTGAVPTSSSPVYSAPITIGDTAVIKAIARNGGVDSLVSESYVQSDSNTLPVPRTGLKIWYKSDFGPLTSSGTSVDTWVDMSGAASRNDATQATSGNRPTLVSNAINGEPAVSFDGSNDYMSLASGLTDLTAGVSIFAVVKPVGTGTATLVTSGNSGPADMTSLQTINTQAKFNSYNSTTASNITTPSSSVVVGKYQLIDVVHDGSASADLSVKSISRVVGTVQNLTNTSRSQNYLGTDGSISTYFDGQIAEILVYGRGVTVSEAADIRAYLTNRYQLLTATATPDPILSAGTSTLEHPIGIGIASNDDAEVWITLDGTTPSAGGGTSVQYTGPVWISHTRTLKAIAVAKGVSSNVVTATYTLDATRYPAPDSMDTRPLNINLQLPTTAIPD; encoded by the coding sequence TTGCCTCAAAAAACTTTTAGTGTCACCAAAGGTGGCATCATAAAAATGCGCCTTAAAATCACAAGACTGTCTCATCATAGGTCGGTAGTATCGTTGGTCTCAGCGCTTGCCGTGATGGTGATACAACCCCTCGCTGCCCTTGCCGTGACAGCACCGACGATAACGCCAGGTACTGGAGTGCAATCGGCGCCGGTGTCTACGGTCACAATTACTGCCACTCCAGGCGATACTATACACTTCACCACAACGGGTGCAGTGCCTACTTCTAGCTCGCCTGTGTACTCTGCGCCTATCACCATAGGCGATACTGCGGTGATCAAGGCTATTGCACGCAATGGCGGTGTGGACAGTCTGGTGTCTGAGAGCTATGTGCAGAGTGATTCCAACACGTTGCCAGTCCCTCGCACTGGTCTCAAGATCTGGTACAAGAGTGACTTTGGTCCGCTGACCAGCAGCGGGACATCTGTAGACACTTGGGTAGATATGTCTGGCGCTGCCAGTCGCAATGATGCGACGCAAGCGACCTCAGGTAACCGTCCGACACTAGTCTCAAATGCCATCAATGGTGAACCGGCGGTCAGCTTTGACGGCTCCAATGACTACATGAGCTTGGCCTCTGGGCTCACTGATTTGACAGCTGGCGTCAGTATATTTGCCGTCGTCAAGCCAGTGGGCACAGGTACAGCTACTCTTGTGACGAGTGGTAATTCTGGTCCGGCTGACATGACAAGCTTGCAGACTATCAACACGCAGGCAAAGTTCAATTCATATAATTCCACAACAGCCAGCAACATCACCACGCCATCTAGCTCTGTTGTTGTCGGTAAATACCAGCTGATAGACGTTGTTCACGATGGCAGTGCGTCGGCAGATTTGAGTGTCAAGAGTATAAGCCGAGTGGTCGGTACTGTGCAAAACCTGACAAATACTTCCCGGTCTCAAAATTATCTAGGCACCGATGGCAGTATCAGTACATACTTTGATGGTCAGATAGCAGAGATACTCGTTTACGGACGAGGAGTGACTGTGAGCGAGGCCGCTGACATACGTGCATATCTGACCAATAGGTATCAATTGCTTACGGCGACGGCCACTCCCGACCCGATCTTGAGTGCTGGTACGAGCACCCTGGAACATCCAATCGGTATCGGGATAGCAAGCAACGATGATGCAGAGGTGTGGATAACGCTTGATGGCACCACACCGTCTGCTGGCGGTGGGACGAGTGTCCAGTACACAGGTCCTGTCTGGATATCTCACACACGCACTCTCAAGGCTATCGCCGTGGCAAAGGGTGTATCGAGCAACGTCGTGACCGCTACGTATACGCTGGATGCGACCCGATATCCAGCCCCAGACTCGATGGACACAAGACCGCTCAATATCAATCTGCAGTTGCCGACGACTGCGATACCGGATTAG
- a CDS encoding DUF2339 domain-containing protein codes for MNGQAPPSALESKIGLFWLNRMGIAMLVLGFAFLMMFSVQQFGPMHYFEHHLKILAGAVASAVLLFAGKKIGSKDERRWFGHGLAAGGWSLAYFTTYAAYYIPESKIINSLPLETGLLLAIALASLSWAVRAGSELLAILSIALAGISILFSEPGLVSDTSFLILAVLASILGNRQDWRRLFAFALGVCYLGHFYCSQSLLGTHIAGSDDLLSALFISFIWLSFSVGLGYSIRPGQTKDTFVTIITYANAALFTLGLSIFGKDLDQTAVETIFAASGAVYLGMARWLMKRDQKVLSTVHFLLGLALVNGAKAMRFSGMDLLTLDVIQIWLLMALGTRFDIRAFRLFAYFLLSAFVTTWFNESNHFVNTTSPWSRALPYDKLGLVAVFAFAHLSHLCARQYGRTINNAKFDHSTIYFLAANLMFSLSAQHLVNANYVSLCYTLQAAVCLAFGLKFRDGVYIVTGLLCGAKGLLDVGYTYKIWETAPVAAQVLICYALALYTRHLAKTDELEESKYIKNGAYFAATIILTFLLNAKVPSTYLSLSFGIEGLSLMAAAWMLKEKTLRAQAFAVIFILVSKLLFVDLANRGTLERIVSFIGAGVTVVKQGGIGSSQRGLPPATVPKIVVLDSPVHFEFIKYKDAICENRRRTLALP; via the coding sequence ATTGCCATGCTCGTACTGGGCTTTGCCTTTTTGATGATGTTTTCGGTGCAGCAATTTGGACCAATGCATTACTTTGAGCATCATCTAAAAATCCTGGCTGGCGCGGTGGCATCAGCGGTGCTGTTATTTGCTGGCAAAAAAATCGGCAGCAAAGACGAGCGCCGTTGGTTTGGTCACGGACTGGCTGCTGGAGGCTGGTCTTTGGCTTACTTTACGACCTATGCCGCCTATTACATACCAGAGTCCAAAATCATCAACTCATTGCCGCTAGAGACAGGGCTACTGCTAGCTATCGCACTGGCATCACTGAGCTGGGCAGTGAGAGCTGGTTCGGAACTCTTAGCGATACTATCGATTGCACTGGCTGGCATCTCTATCCTTTTTAGTGAGCCCGGGCTTGTCTCAGATACTTCATTTTTGATCCTGGCGGTCCTTGCATCCATACTGGGCAATAGACAGGACTGGCGCAGACTCTTTGCCTTTGCCCTGGGTGTATGCTACCTGGGACATTTTTATTGCAGTCAGAGTCTACTGGGCACTCATATAGCCGGCAGCGATGATTTGCTCAGTGCGTTATTTATATCCTTTATCTGGTTATCCTTTAGCGTCGGGCTTGGCTACAGCATCCGCCCGGGACAAACAAAAGACACTTTTGTCACCATCATCACTTATGCCAATGCGGCTCTTTTTACTCTGGGGCTATCAATCTTTGGCAAAGACCTGGACCAGACAGCAGTAGAGACTATATTTGCCGCCTCTGGTGCAGTATATCTCGGTATGGCACGCTGGCTTATGAAGCGTGATCAAAAGGTACTGTCCACTGTGCACTTTTTGCTCGGTCTGGCTCTAGTCAATGGCGCTAAAGCTATGCGCTTTAGCGGAATGGACCTGCTCACTCTCGATGTCATCCAAATTTGGCTACTAATGGCACTGGGCACTCGTTTTGACATACGAGCATTTAGACTCTTTGCTTACTTTTTGCTCAGTGCATTTGTCACTACCTGGTTTAATGAGTCAAACCACTTTGTAAATACCACAAGCCCATGGTCGCGTGCATTGCCCTACGACAAACTAGGGCTGGTGGCAGTCTTTGCCTTTGCACATCTGAGCCACCTGTGCGCTCGTCAATATGGCCGCACAATAAATAACGCCAAGTTTGATCACAGCACTATATACTTTCTCGCGGCCAATTTGATGTTTAGTCTCTCCGCTCAGCATCTGGTCAATGCCAACTATGTCAGTCTGTGCTACACACTGCAAGCAGCAGTATGTCTGGCTTTTGGATTAAAGTTTAGAGATGGGGTTTACATAGTAACGGGCTTACTGTGTGGTGCCAAAGGATTACTGGACGTAGGTTATACCTATAAGATATGGGAGACCGCACCAGTAGCCGCGCAGGTGCTGATTTGTTATGCTCTGGCCCTCTATACCCGCCATTTAGCCAAAACAGATGAATTAGAAGAGAGTAAATATATTAAAAACGGCGCATACTTTGCCGCTACAATTATCCTGACATTTTTACTCAATGCCAAAGTGCCCTCTACTTATCTCTCACTTAGCTTTGGTATTGAGGGACTGAGTCTCATGGCCGCAGCCTGGATGCTCAAAGAGAAGACCTTGAGAGCACAAGCGTTTGCCGTGATATTTATACTGGTGAGCAAGTTGCTCTTTGTCGACCTGGCTAACCGCGGCACACTAGAGCGCATTGTCTCGTTTATTGGAGCGGGAGTGACCGTTGTTAAACAGGGAGGGATTGGTTCATCACAGAGGGGATTGCCACCAGCAACAGTGCCCAAGATTGTGGTCCTCGACTCACCTGTGCACTTTGAATTCATTAAATATAAAGATGCTATCTGTGAAAATAGGCGTCGAACTCTTGCTCTTCCTTAG